From the genome of Solidesulfovibrio carbinolicus, one region includes:
- a CDS encoding bifunctional nucleoside/nucleotide kinase/histidine phosphatase family protein, protein MARPAKLCIAMVGLPAMGKSTVAAKIKENLEKDDIKVGIFNNGDVRRRMVAGNTSHAGFYNPDNADAAALRERIAAVSIAEAKAYLTAEGQIAILDATNVSRKRRETLRQSMAPHPILFIECINDDPELLALSVARKTRLPEFAHLPQDEAAKSFFSRIGYYRHIYAPADEAGNLVRLDTLNNRIIAERVHSDVPHYGRIRDLLMSDWIKNLFLVRHAESEYNLENRVGGDSSLTEKGRRMAWALSRHFIGTPLPYVFTSTLTRTREMAEPLLETRKGTTIHHAFKEFDEIDVGECDGLSYAEMERARPELFAARARNKYNFVYPGGEGYATMAGRVYRGIKKAIYLSGNSEYIMIIGHQAVNRMILSDFLFRRAEDVPYIFIPQDKYFHIVSTQSKKLFELRKF, encoded by the coding sequence ATGGCACGGCCGGCCAAGCTCTGCATCGCCATGGTGGGGCTGCCGGCCATGGGCAAGTCCACTGTCGCGGCCAAGATCAAGGAAAACCTCGAAAAAGACGACATCAAGGTCGGCATCTTCAACAACGGCGACGTGCGCCGGCGCATGGTCGCCGGCAACACTTCCCATGCCGGCTTCTACAACCCGGACAACGCCGACGCGGCGGCGCTTCGCGAACGCATCGCCGCCGTGAGCATCGCCGAGGCCAAGGCCTACCTGACGGCCGAAGGCCAGATCGCCATCCTCGACGCCACCAACGTCTCCCGCAAACGGCGGGAGACGTTGCGGCAAAGCATGGCTCCGCATCCCATCCTTTTTATCGAGTGCATCAACGACGATCCCGAACTGCTGGCCCTGTCCGTGGCCCGCAAGACCCGGCTGCCGGAATTCGCCCATCTGCCCCAGGATGAAGCGGCCAAAAGCTTTTTCTCGCGCATCGGCTACTACCGCCACATCTACGCCCCGGCCGACGAGGCCGGCAACCTCGTGCGCCTGGACACCCTCAATAACCGCATCATCGCCGAACGCGTCCACTCCGACGTGCCCCACTACGGCCGCATCCGCGACCTGCTCATGTCGGACTGGATCAAAAACCTCTTTCTCGTGCGCCACGCCGAGAGCGAATACAACCTGGAAAACCGCGTCGGCGGCGACTCCAGCCTGACTGAAAAAGGCCGGCGCATGGCCTGGGCCCTGTCTCGCCACTTCATCGGCACGCCCTTGCCCTACGTCTTTACCAGCACGCTGACGCGCACCCGGGAAATGGCCGAGCCGCTCCTGGAAACGCGCAAGGGCACGACCATCCACCACGCCTTCAAGGAGTTCGACGAAATTGATGTGGGCGAATGCGACGGCCTGAGCTATGCAGAGATGGAGCGTGCACGGCCGGAACTCTTCGCCGCCCGGGCGCGCAACAAATACAACTTCGTCTATCCCGGCGGCGAAGGCTACGCCACCATGGCCGGCCGGGTCTATCGCGGCATCAAGAAAGCCATTTATTTGAGCGGCAACTCCGAATACATCATGATCATCGGCCATCAGGCCGTCAACCGCATGATCCTCTCGGACTTCCTGTTCCGCCGCGCCGAAGACGTGCCCTATATTTTTATCCCCCAGGACAAGTACTTCCACATCGTCTCGACCCAAAGCAAGAAGCTGTTCGAACTGCGCAAGTTTTAG
- a CDS encoding P-II family nitrogen regulator, with protein sequence MKKIEVITRPYKLDEIKEKLTGLGIKGMTVSEVKGFGRQRGHTEVYRGAEYQVDFVPKVKMELVVEDGLAAEVIKAIQAAAQTGEVGDGKIFVSTIDEVIRIRTGETGNAAI encoded by the coding sequence ATGAAAAAGATCGAAGTCATCACCCGTCCCTATAAGCTCGACGAAATCAAGGAAAAGCTGACCGGCCTTGGCATCAAGGGCATGACCGTGTCGGAAGTGAAGGGCTTCGGCCGCCAGCGCGGCCACACCGAAGTCTACCGCGGCGCCGAGTATCAGGTCGATTTCGTGCCCAAGGTCAAGATGGAGCTGGTGGTCGAGGACGGCCTGGCCGCCGAGGTCATCAAAGCCATCCAGGCCGCGGCCCAAACCGGCGAAGTCGGCGACGGCAAGATCTTCGTCTCCACCATCGACGAGGTCATCCGCATCCGCACCGGCGAGACCGGCAACGCCGCCATCTAG
- a CDS encoding NADH:flavin oxidoreductase, which yields MQVFSPIAINGMRLKNRFVRSATGEGMANADGSASDRLEALLKTLAKGDVGLVVSSHAYVEKRGQARASQLGAHSPDMEAGIARLARIVHAYGGRFVVQLAHAGLRADPEVTGQAPLGPSVPEDAAAGQAMEAEDLARLEAAFGAAAALCRDAGADGVQIHAAHGYGLSQFLSPRTNRRTGAYGGSLQNRARLLLEVLGAIRGRIGREYPVLAKINSDDFIAEGFTSAECVQVVSWLEAAGLDAVELSGGVFESGRLNFSRPGRIAIPDGEAWYRDTARAVKAAGVTMPVILVGGLRSLQTCEDIVASGDAELVAMSRPFIREPALVARWQAGDTAPAACVNDNLCFAPARSGQGLYCVTEARQGERPE from the coding sequence ATGCAGGTCTTTTCGCCCATCGCCATCAACGGGATGCGGCTTAAAAACCGCTTCGTGCGCTCGGCCACCGGGGAAGGGATGGCCAACGCCGACGGCTCGGCCTCGGACCGGCTGGAAGCGCTGCTCAAGACCCTGGCCAAGGGCGATGTGGGGCTGGTCGTCTCCAGCCACGCCTATGTGGAAAAGCGCGGCCAGGCCCGGGCTTCCCAGCTTGGCGCGCACAGCCCGGACATGGAGGCCGGCATCGCCCGGCTGGCCCGCATCGTCCATGCCTACGGCGGCCGGTTTGTGGTGCAGCTGGCCCACGCCGGGCTGCGGGCCGACCCGGAGGTGACCGGTCAAGCGCCGCTTGGGCCGTCGGTTCCCGAGGACGCCGCCGCCGGCCAAGCCATGGAAGCCGAGGATCTGGCCCGGCTGGAAGCCGCCTTTGGCGCGGCGGCGGCCCTTTGCCGCGACGCCGGGGCCGACGGCGTGCAGATTCATGCCGCCCACGGCTATGGCCTGAGCCAATTCCTCTCGCCGCGCACCAACCGCCGCACCGGCGCGTATGGCGGCTCGTTGCAAAATCGGGCCAGACTGCTGCTGGAAGTGCTCGGCGCCATCCGGGGCCGCATCGGCCGGGAGTATCCGGTGCTGGCCAAGATCAACAGCGACGATTTCATCGCCGAGGGCTTCACTTCGGCCGAGTGCGTCCAGGTCGTCTCCTGGCTGGAAGCGGCGGGTCTCGACGCGGTGGAACTCTCGGGCGGGGTGTTCGAATCCGGGCGGCTCAATTTCTCGCGCCCGGGACGCATCGCCATTCCCGACGGCGAGGCCTGGTACCGCGACACGGCCCGGGCCGTCAAAGCGGCCGGGGTGACCATGCCGGTGATCCTGGTCGGGGGCTTGCGCAGCCTGCAAACCTGCGAGGACATCGTGGCCTCGGGCGACGCCGAGTTGGTGGCCATGTCCCGACCGTTTATCCGCGAACCCGCGCTCGTTGCCCGCTGGCAGGCCGGGGACACGGCTCCGGCTGCCTGCGTCAATGACAATCTCTGCTTCGCTCCGGCCCGCTCGGGCCAGGGGCTTTACTGCGTCACCGAGGCCAGACAGGGGGAACGGCCGGAATAA
- a CDS encoding [protein-PII] uridylyltransferase family protein codes for MPPAPDASVSAAMFDEGKGLLADALAAGQLDVAYVAALSDVYDRYFRQRLTEWGETHVSRADGFALAAVGGYGRRELCPASDIDVLLLFPSEPPDWASELARFLFFPLWDRGVELGHGVRAVPGCLELAGCDPKVLASLIDLRFLAGEAAVVGDLADRLEADGFPAHAAGFVEWLEKGNKERGRTYGDAGGMLEPDLKNGLGGLRDWQQVRWLMRLDPGREADARHLADDLAALEDDARFVLTARMHLHRLCGRKNDKLYFEFQERLAEAMGFGRRGERQAVERFLALLLRRMADIKALRQSVWPLLAGHLGALDLAAPARPVGDGLQDAPEGLRFAPGLTDFQTMERAMPLFAVCAALGKAPSHETMGRLRGLAAELGRLAEVSPRTGRMLYDSLSDIMPADVSGAALDALSASGVLEAILPQFARVKDNVSYDVYHVHPVGRHSLEAVRLLAELRVGPACRAQELLAGLPRPELAYWGLLLHDMGKGLGGAHAEKGAQLAEDMLARLSAPPEARHLIAALVREHLLLPETATGRDLSDRDVLARAAGRVATVETLDMLVLIARCDGLATGPQAWTGWKESLVFDLYAKLRAAIEQGRLFGADDARIMLAARDSLREAARDRFTPEALEALLLAMPPRYLVSQPVETILGHLDLLAELDAAEAEDRRMKPGDRAGRDVAALTYAALPGGDGFTVTVAARRVRGLFPTVTGVLALHDLSIHEADVFRWEDGVVILSLRTGNPPDVLYSDEVFARVSRAVRYALCGKLFLAYRLAQKRGGFALSLAVAGPKSPPEVAIDNKASDLFTVIDVSCDDRVGLLYDIARTLAEMGLETHLAKVMTPAGRVRDVFYVRGPAGRRVEDPEQLAEIKAALLHRLADDPCTLR; via the coding sequence ATGCCGCCCGCACCCGACGCGTCGGTCAGCGCCGCCATGTTCGACGAAGGCAAGGGCCTTTTGGCCGACGCCCTGGCCGCCGGCCAGTTGGACGTGGCCTACGTCGCCGCCCTGTCCGACGTCTACGACCGCTATTTTCGCCAGCGACTGACCGAGTGGGGCGAAACCCACGTTTCCCGGGCCGACGGTTTCGCCCTGGCCGCCGTGGGCGGCTACGGCCGGCGCGAGTTGTGCCCGGCCTCGGACATCGACGTGTTGCTGCTGTTTCCGTCCGAGCCGCCGGACTGGGCATCGGAGCTGGCCCGGTTCCTCTTTTTCCCGCTGTGGGACCGGGGCGTGGAACTCGGCCACGGGGTGCGCGCCGTGCCCGGCTGCCTGGAGCTGGCCGGCTGCGACCCCAAGGTGCTGGCGTCGCTTATTGATCTGCGCTTTCTGGCCGGGGAGGCCGCCGTTGTCGGGGACTTGGCGGACCGCCTGGAGGCCGACGGCTTTCCGGCCCATGCCGCCGGCTTCGTCGAGTGGCTGGAGAAGGGCAACAAGGAGCGCGGTCGGACCTACGGCGACGCCGGCGGCATGCTCGAACCCGATCTGAAAAACGGCCTGGGCGGTTTGCGCGACTGGCAGCAGGTCCGCTGGCTCATGCGCCTGGACCCGGGCCGAGAGGCCGACGCCCGCCACCTGGCCGACGATCTGGCCGCCCTGGAAGACGACGCCCGGTTCGTCCTGACCGCCCGGATGCACCTGCACCGCCTGTGTGGCCGCAAAAACGACAAGCTCTATTTCGAATTCCAGGAGCGCCTGGCCGAGGCCATGGGCTTTGGCCGCCGGGGCGAGCGTCAGGCCGTGGAGCGCTTCCTGGCGCTGCTGCTGCGTCGCATGGCCGACATCAAGGCTCTGCGCCAGTCGGTCTGGCCGCTTCTGGCCGGCCATCTGGGGGCCTTGGATCTGGCCGCTCCGGCCAGGCCCGTGGGCGACGGCCTCCAGGACGCCCCCGAGGGACTGCGTTTCGCCCCGGGATTGACCGATTTCCAGACCATGGAGCGGGCCATGCCGCTTTTTGCCGTGTGCGCTGCCCTGGGCAAGGCCCCGTCCCACGAAACCATGGGCCGGCTGCGCGGCCTGGCCGCCGAACTTGGCCGGCTGGCCGAGGTTTCGCCCCGCACCGGCCGGATGCTCTATGACAGCTTAAGCGACATCATGCCGGCCGACGTTTCCGGCGCGGCCCTGGACGCGCTGAGCGCCAGCGGCGTGCTGGAGGCCATTTTGCCCCAGTTCGCCCGGGTCAAGGACAACGTCTCCTACGACGTCTACCACGTCCACCCCGTGGGCCGGCACAGCCTGGAGGCCGTGCGCCTTTTGGCCGAGCTGCGCGTCGGGCCGGCCTGCCGGGCCCAGGAACTGCTGGCCGGCCTGCCCCGGCCGGAGCTGGCCTACTGGGGCCTGCTCCTGCACGACATGGGCAAGGGCCTGGGCGGGGCACACGCCGAAAAGGGGGCGCAATTGGCCGAGGACATGCTTGCGCGACTGTCCGCCCCGCCCGAGGCCCGGCACCTGATCGCCGCCCTGGTGCGCGAACATCTGCTTTTGCCCGAAACCGCCACCGGCCGCGACCTGTCCGACCGCGACGTGCTGGCCCGGGCGGCCGGCCGGGTGGCCACGGTGGAAACCCTGGACATGCTCGTGCTCATTGCCCGCTGCGACGGTCTGGCCACCGGCCCCCAGGCCTGGACCGGCTGGAAGGAGTCCCTGGTCTTTGACCTCTACGCCAAGCTGCGCGCCGCCATCGAACAGGGGCGGCTGTTTGGGGCCGACGACGCCCGGATCATGCTGGCCGCCCGGGACAGCCTGCGCGAGGCGGCCCGGGACCGCTTCACCCCCGAGGCCCTGGAGGCCCTGCTTCTGGCCATGCCGCCGCGCTATCTCGTCAGCCAGCCCGTGGAGACGATCCTTGGCCATCTGGACCTTTTGGCCGAGCTCGACGCCGCCGAGGCCGAGGACCGGCGCATGAAGCCCGGTGACCGGGCCGGCCGCGACGTGGCCGCTCTGACCTACGCGGCCCTGCCCGGCGGCGACGGCTTCACGGTCACCGTGGCCGCCCGGCGGGTGCGCGGGCTTTTTCCCACCGTCACCGGCGTGCTGGCCCTGCACGATCTGTCCATCCACGAGGCCGACGTGTTTCGCTGGGAAGACGGCGTGGTCATCCTGTCGCTGCGCACCGGCAATCCGCCCGACGTCCTCTACAGTGACGAAGTGTTCGCCCGGGTGTCCCGGGCCGTGCGCTACGCCCTGTGCGGCAAGCTGTTCCTGGCCTACCGTCTGGCCCAGAAGCGCGGCGGGTTTGCCCTGTCCCTGGCCGTGGCCGGCCCCAAGTCGCCGCCCGAGGTGGCCATCGACAACAAGGCTTCCGATCTCTTTACGGTCATCGACGTGTCCTGCGACGACCGGGTGGGGCTTTTGTACGACATCGCCCGCACCCTGGCCGAGATGGGTCTGGAAACCCATCTGGCCAAGGTCATGACCCCGGCCGGGCGGGTGCGCGACGTCTTTTACGTGCGCGGTCCGGCCGGTCGGCGGGTGGAGGACCCGGAGCAGCTGGCCGAGATCAAGGCGGCCTTGCTGCACCGTCTGGCCGACGACCCGTGCACCCTGCGCTAA
- a CDS encoding penicillin-binding protein 1A — MKKFLILLAILVFVGLVFGIAGGVGLYYWASNDLPSFRKITDYRPPLVTTIYTRDNKVLGYLYSEKRFLVTLSEMPDFLPKAFLAAEDATFYQHEGVDPTAILRAMVKNLQQGGRKQGGSTITQQIIKRLLLSSEKSYQRKVKEAILAYRLEKYLTKDEILTIYLNQIYLGSRAYGVEAAARTYFGVHVADLTIAQAALLAGLPQAPSRYSPFRDFESAKARQKYVLGRMLAQNWISQAQHDAAVAEPLVFKSMPDPSWEVAPFYLEEVRRELIDRFGEDQVYNGGLHVHTAVDLKHQEAAERALREGLVASEKRRGFKPSLEKLDKDKYEEFYERSGVPEALLQPGRWLKALVQDVGPAGAVVRFGDKYGLIPAEDMSWAKGKVEPGDLVWASVTALPDKGGPDKPAPAAKPAPAKPGEAKPTEAAAKKPKPGETPPPAAPAKAARPMWKLAMQLEPRIEGAIVSMEPRTGDVVACVGGFSFEKSQFNRATQSFRQPGSSFKPIVYSVAMDNGMTPATVVMDGPFSYVDPWSKQVWSPGNYEGDYGGPMTIRAALAKSKNLVTVRVAQQVGMKKIVERAQEMGLRGDFGPFLPVSLGAVAVNLLDMVKAYSAFARDGSTINPRFILDVKSPWGEEVWVNKPEVKQVMSPQTAYVMDCLLKEVVRAGTATAAKVLGRPLAGKTGTTNDFQDAWFMGFSPYLLTGCYIGFDQPKSMGKGETGGRASLPIWLSYRKAVEDDYPPEDFSRPPGVIMGTVDGVPMAFKEGTEKGVASIMDEEQEKAFFTDPNAPLGKGEDLLKQMF; from the coding sequence GTGAAAAAGTTCCTCATTCTTCTGGCGATCCTGGTGTTCGTGGGCCTGGTCTTCGGCATTGCCGGCGGCGTGGGCCTCTACTACTGGGCGTCCAACGACCTGCCGAGCTTTCGCAAGATCACCGACTACCGCCCGCCGCTGGTCACCACCATCTACACCCGCGACAACAAGGTGCTTGGCTACCTCTATTCCGAGAAGCGCTTTCTGGTGACGCTTTCCGAGATGCCGGATTTCCTGCCCAAGGCTTTTCTGGCCGCCGAGGACGCCACCTTCTACCAGCACGAAGGCGTCGATCCCACGGCCATCCTGCGGGCCATGGTCAAAAACCTCCAGCAGGGCGGCCGCAAGCAGGGCGGCTCCACCATCACCCAGCAGATCATCAAGCGCCTGCTTTTGTCCTCGGAAAAAAGCTACCAGCGCAAGGTCAAGGAAGCCATCCTGGCCTACCGCCTGGAAAAATACCTGACCAAAGACGAAATTCTCACCATCTATTTGAATCAGATCTACCTGGGCTCCCGGGCGTATGGCGTGGAAGCGGCGGCCCGGACCTATTTCGGCGTCCACGTGGCCGACCTGACCATCGCCCAGGCCGCGCTCCTGGCCGGCCTGCCCCAGGCCCCCAGCCGCTATTCCCCCTTTCGCGACTTCGAGTCGGCCAAGGCCCGCCAGAAATACGTCCTTGGCCGGATGCTCGCCCAGAACTGGATCAGCCAGGCCCAGCACGACGCCGCCGTGGCCGAGCCGCTGGTGTTTAAAAGCATGCCCGACCCGTCCTGGGAGGTGGCCCCGTTTTACCTCGAAGAGGTGCGGCGGGAACTCATCGACCGCTTCGGCGAGGATCAGGTCTACAACGGCGGCCTGCATGTCCATACCGCCGTGGACCTCAAGCACCAGGAAGCGGCCGAGCGGGCCCTGCGCGAGGGCCTTGTCGCCTCGGAAAAGCGGCGCGGCTTTAAGCCCAGCCTGGAAAAGCTCGACAAGGACAAATACGAGGAATTCTACGAACGCTCGGGCGTGCCCGAAGCCCTGCTGCAACCGGGCCGCTGGCTCAAGGCCCTGGTGCAGGACGTGGGGCCGGCTGGCGCGGTGGTGCGCTTTGGGGACAAGTACGGCCTCATCCCCGCCGAGGACATGAGCTGGGCCAAGGGCAAGGTGGAGCCGGGCGATCTGGTCTGGGCCTCGGTCACGGCCCTGCCCGACAAGGGCGGCCCGGACAAGCCCGCCCCGGCCGCCAAGCCGGCCCCGGCCAAGCCCGGCGAGGCCAAGCCGACCGAGGCCGCCGCCAAAAAGCCCAAGCCCGGCGAAACCCCGCCCCCGGCCGCGCCGGCCAAGGCCGCCCGCCCCATGTGGAAGCTGGCCATGCAGCTGGAGCCGCGCATCGAGGGAGCCATCGTGTCCATGGAGCCGCGCACCGGCGATGTCGTGGCTTGCGTGGGCGGCTTTTCCTTCGAAAAAAGCCAGTTCAACCGGGCCACCCAGTCCTTCCGCCAGCCCGGCTCGTCGTTTAAGCCCATTGTCTATTCCGTGGCCATGGACAACGGCATGACCCCGGCCACCGTGGTCATGGACGGCCCGTTTAGCTACGTCGATCCCTGGAGCAAGCAGGTCTGGAGCCCGGGCAACTACGAAGGCGATTACGGCGGCCCCATGACCATCCGCGCGGCCCTGGCCAAATCCAAAAACCTCGTCACCGTGCGGGTGGCCCAGCAGGTGGGCATGAAAAAGATCGTGGAGCGCGCCCAGGAAATGGGGCTTCGCGGCGATTTCGGCCCGTTTTTGCCGGTGAGCCTGGGGGCCGTGGCCGTCAACCTCCTGGACATGGTCAAGGCTTACTCGGCCTTCGCCCGGGACGGCTCCACCATCAACCCGCGCTTTATCCTCGACGTCAAAAGCCCCTGGGGCGAGGAAGTCTGGGTCAACAAGCCCGAGGTCAAGCAGGTCATGTCGCCCCAGACCGCCTACGTCATGGACTGCCTGCTCAAGGAAGTCGTGCGGGCCGGCACGGCCACGGCGGCCAAGGTCCTGGGCCGCCCCCTGGCCGGCAAGACCGGAACCACCAACGATTTCCAGGACGCCTGGTTCATGGGCTTCTCGCCTTACCTGCTCACCGGCTGCTACATCGGCTTCGACCAGCCCAAATCCATGGGCAAGGGCGAAACCGGCGGCCGGGCCTCCCTGCCCATCTGGCTCTCCTACCGCAAGGCCGTGGAAGACGACTACCCGCCCGAAGACTTCTCGCGTCCGCCCGGGGTCATCATGGGCACCGTGGACGGCGTGCCCATGGCCTTCAAGGAAGGCACCGAAAAGGGCGTGGCCAGCATCATGGACGAGGAACAGGAAAAAGCCTTCTTCACCGACCCCAACGCGCCGCTCGGCAAGGGCGAGGATCTGCTGAAACAGATGTTTTAG
- a CDS encoding peroxiredoxin: protein MTDHASVCVPRIGETAPDFEAETTHGILRLEDFRGSWLVFFSHPADFTPVCASELMAFAGVRATLRDMGCELLGLSVDSIFSHIAWVRSLEEKFGAAIDFPLVADTTGEVARRYGMTMPAESPTEPARVVYVIDDRQCVRAYMAYPMTTGRNVAEIVRLVAALQATDAHGVATPAGWKPGDGVLAPPPRTQAMAQERAKAAGPNCPDWYFCKRELS, encoded by the coding sequence ATGACCGATCACGCTTCCGTATGCGTTCCGCGCATCGGCGAAACGGCCCCGGACTTCGAGGCCGAAACCACCCACGGCATCCTGCGCCTGGAAGACTTTCGGGGAAGCTGGCTGGTGTTCTTTTCGCATCCGGCGGATTTCACGCCCGTGTGCGCCTCGGAGCTCATGGCTTTTGCCGGCGTGCGCGCCACGCTTCGCGACATGGGCTGCGAACTGCTCGGTTTGTCGGTGGATTCCATTTTCTCCCACATCGCCTGGGTGCGATCCCTTGAGGAGAAGTTCGGCGCGGCCATCGATTTCCCCTTGGTCGCCGACACCACCGGCGAAGTGGCCCGGCGTTACGGCATGACCATGCCGGCCGAGTCGCCCACCGAACCGGCCCGTGTGGTCTATGTCATCGACGACCGGCAGTGCGTCCGGGCGTACATGGCCTATCCCATGACCACCGGACGCAACGTCGCCGAGATCGTTCGCCTTGTGGCGGCCCTGCAGGCCACCGACGCCCACGGCGTGGCCACGCCCGCCGGTTGGAAACCCGGGGACGGGGTGCTGGCTCCCCCGCCGCGAACCCAGGCCATGGCTCAGGAGAGGGCCAAGGCCGCCGGTCCGAACTGCCCGGATTGGTATTTTTGCAAGAGAGAGTTGTCATGA
- a CDS encoding YkgJ family cysteine cluster protein, which translates to MSADSALLPDASASDAPVCARCAAAGPTCCSLTPGQEEVCFPVSEMERARIVEADGLAVGGFVHQANTEAFLAQMGRLFPRDLKILPRLFPPGGDHLRLAVDPKGNCVFLRADGCRLPRDARPYYCRLFPFWLSGGTVTAFAATGCLVHREGRAVSRMLALLAYGEAGVRELHGRLRLAWGLPPKEGMPFVTPSPARYRP; encoded by the coding sequence GTGTCTGCTGATTCCGCCTTGCTCCCCGACGCTTCGGCGTCGGACGCGCCTGTCTGCGCCCGGTGCGCCGCAGCCGGCCCGACCTGCTGTTCGCTGACCCCGGGCCAGGAGGAAGTGTGTTTCCCGGTGTCCGAGATGGAGCGTGCCCGCATTGTCGAGGCTGACGGCCTGGCCGTGGGCGGCTTTGTCCACCAGGCCAATACCGAGGCCTTTTTGGCCCAGATGGGGCGGCTTTTTCCCCGCGACCTCAAGATACTTCCCCGGCTTTTCCCCCCCGGCGGCGACCATCTGCGCCTGGCCGTTGACCCGAAGGGCAATTGCGTGTTCTTGCGGGCCGATGGATGCCGCTTGCCAAGGGATGCGCGTCCGTATTATTGCCGCTTGTTTCCGTTTTGGCTCAGCGGCGGGACCGTCACGGCCTTTGCCGCGACGGGCTGTCTGGTCCACCGTGAAGGGCGGGCCGTGTCCCGGATGCTGGCGCTGCTTGCCTACGGCGAGGCCGGCGTGCGCGAACTGCACGGCCGCCTGCGTCTGGCCTGGGGGCTGCCGCCCAAGGAAGGCATGCCCTTCGTCACTCCCTCCCCTGCGAGATACCGTCCGTGA